From Vibrio artabrorum, a single genomic window includes:
- a CDS encoding glycosyltransferase family 2 protein: MVDVIEVILIATSLLSFITTLVLFGCYKLKKSNSSHDSDPTVSVFLPFYNENEEHLVCALSKLNKQTYSRKIQIIVIDDGSTNDVIVGVKEWIANTEVNHDFQIVERETNGGRKGFALDHVLELGIAKGEVYVVVDSDTYIEPNGIYELVTKLWSDKKYAAVCGYITPENHKDSFIGKLQHYEHISFYGAIRAAQDKLGCVPVLAGAFVAHRASAVKKLGGWSEWLVEDIAWCWKAISNGYRTGYAPKAKATTQCPTDAKGLFNQRRRWARGRVEAYTEAWKTHWVAGLCASPWFLLTAAQYIFPSSIILLGFMVVMGIWIPILIGGANIIIYFLLVKSYIRDFDLSNDLSNNQVFKAPIYSALLESITWLPNLLGYSDELLGKKKGWLTR; encoded by the coding sequence ATGGTTGATGTAATCGAAGTGATTTTAATCGCTACTTCTTTACTTTCATTTATTACAACTTTAGTTTTATTTGGGTGCTATAAGCTCAAGAAATCAAATTCAAGTCATGATAGTGATCCGACCGTCTCTGTGTTTTTGCCTTTTTATAATGAAAACGAAGAGCATTTAGTCTGTGCACTGAGCAAGTTAAACAAACAAACCTACTCAAGAAAAATTCAGATTATTGTTATTGATGATGGCTCGACAAATGATGTAATTGTTGGTGTTAAGGAATGGATTGCAAATACCGAGGTTAACCATGACTTCCAGATTGTTGAAAGGGAAACCAATGGTGGTAGAAAAGGGTTTGCTTTAGATCACGTGTTAGAACTTGGCATAGCTAAGGGGGAGGTGTACGTCGTGGTAGACAGTGATACCTATATTGAGCCCAATGGTATTTATGAACTGGTAACTAAACTTTGGTCTGATAAAAAATATGCTGCCGTGTGCGGTTATATTACGCCGGAAAACCATAAAGACAGTTTCATTGGAAAACTGCAACACTATGAGCATATTAGCTTTTACGGCGCGATCAGAGCCGCACAAGACAAACTTGGTTGTGTTCCCGTATTGGCCGGCGCATTTGTGGCCCACCGCGCATCAGCAGTGAAAAAGCTAGGTGGTTGGAGCGAGTGGTTAGTCGAAGACATTGCCTGGTGCTGGAAGGCAATATCAAATGGGTATCGAACAGGTTACGCTCCCAAAGCAAAGGCAACTACGCAGTGCCCAACTGATGCCAAGGGTCTCTTCAATCAACGTCGACGTTGGGCACGTGGCCGAGTAGAAGCTTATACTGAAGCTTGGAAGACACATTGGGTAGCGGGCTTGTGTGCATCTCCTTGGTTTCTATTAACAGCAGCACAATACATATTTCCATCAAGCATTATTTTACTTGGGTTTATGGTTGTAATGGGAATTTGGATTCCAATCTTGATCGGCGGTGCCAATATAATTATCTACTTCTTGCTAGTGAAGTCATATATAAGAGATTTTGATTTGTCTAATGACTTGTCAAATAACCAGGTGTTCAAAGCACCAATATATTCAGCATTATTGGAGTCTATTACATGGCTACCAAACTTACTTGGATATTCTGATGAACTTCTGGGTAAGAAAAAAGGATGGTTAACAAGATAG
- a CDS encoding radical SAM protein encodes MKIKRIESFNDFLSVNWALMNNCNYKCNYCHSDLNSGTIKSPSYEVVIKFVEKLIERARLQGIRPYFEFGGGEVTLLRYFSKLISYIYENGGLVTTVSNGSKPLIWWQKHAQYLNGVSLSYHINDLKSEFHFIEVSKVLEASQATRFHVNIMMVPDRFDDCLAFANRLKQEVRCSIALQPLFEGFGHGGITKKYPYTPEQEQVMKDFRGRPELKTLPPSMAELEVHYVDGTTKNLSTFDLIANDQTNFIGWDCYAGIDSLVVTFSGDIYRSWCMQDGPIGSIYDENIELPTKPTKCRTKICQCGVDLSAKKVNTKLISNKQQEIAVTQL; translated from the coding sequence ATGAAAATTAAAAGAATTGAAAGTTTTAATGATTTTTTGTCAGTTAATTGGGCTTTGATGAATAATTGTAATTATAAATGTAATTACTGCCATTCTGACCTCAATAGTGGAACAATTAAATCGCCATCATATGAAGTTGTAATTAAATTTGTAGAGAAATTAATAGAGCGAGCAAGATTGCAAGGAATTCGACCGTACTTTGAATTTGGAGGTGGTGAAGTTACGTTACTTAGATATTTTAGTAAACTCATCAGCTATATTTATGAAAATGGCGGATTAGTCACGACAGTTTCTAATGGGTCAAAGCCACTAATATGGTGGCAAAAGCACGCTCAATACTTGAACGGTGTAAGCCTCAGTTATCATATTAATGATCTTAAAAGTGAGTTTCATTTTATTGAGGTATCCAAAGTCCTTGAGGCTTCTCAAGCTACTCGTTTTCACGTCAACATTATGATGGTTCCTGATCGGTTTGATGATTGCTTAGCGTTTGCAAACAGGCTAAAACAGGAGGTCCGTTGCTCTATTGCTCTTCAGCCACTTTTTGAAGGTTTTGGGCATGGTGGAATTACCAAGAAATATCCGTATACGCCTGAACAAGAGCAAGTTATGAAAGACTTTCGCGGCCGACCAGAGCTTAAAACACTTCCGCCATCAATGGCTGAATTAGAAGTGCATTATGTTGATGGTACAACCAAAAATCTGTCTACTTTTGATTTAATCGCCAATGATCAAACAAATTTTATTGGCTGGGACTGTTACGCTGGTATTGATAGTTTAGTTGTTACATTCAGTGGCGACATCTACCGTTCTTGGTGTATGCAGGATGGCCCGATTGGCTCCATCTATGACGAAAACATTGAACTTCCTACTAAACCCACTAAATGCAGGACTAAAATTTGCCAATGCGGTGTTGATTTGTCAGCAAAAAAAGTGAATACAAAGTTGATTTCAAATAAACAACAAGAAATTGCAGTGACTCAGCTCTAG
- a CDS encoding HlyD family secretion protein: MVARAKHLYRPEYFEAQKSDHQGSILIDASLNQYLFAGASVFVLMTIIFFVVFAEYTRRDTLNGVVSPTGGIVKVQANDEGYAEKVFVSEGQKILAGEPLYEIKTERYDEFGQGVKQRIVSTIENQIALLNERRNKEVEKSQHQREVIDDDLILLSEEAGILNVVVDLSEQELSLAQSLVDKQQVLVNKQFISAIELQRQKLELITLEAKVQTQRLSLQRLVREQAKLEETKSTLQLELDITLQEIDRQLQQIAQNKIEYFYQTDTQIVSPINGVVASIFVKEGHSVNTGQPLLVVIPEGEEPVVVELYAPSRSIGFIQEGQDVRLRFDAFPYEKFGVQQGVISSISKSAVTAEMLPNSPLIQSQLSRTYGGVGLYQVRVKLDKPTITVYGEEQMFVPGMTLTADIELDTRKVYEWLLEPLYTIKGRM; the protein is encoded by the coding sequence GTGGTAGCAAGAGCCAAACATTTATATCGGCCAGAGTATTTCGAGGCGCAGAAATCAGACCATCAAGGATCTATTTTGATTGATGCATCATTGAATCAGTACCTATTCGCAGGTGCATCTGTGTTCGTTTTGATGACTATTATCTTTTTCGTTGTTTTTGCCGAGTACACCCGTAGAGATACTCTAAACGGTGTGGTTAGTCCGACAGGGGGCATTGTCAAAGTGCAGGCAAATGATGAAGGATACGCCGAAAAAGTCTTTGTAAGTGAAGGTCAAAAGATACTCGCTGGTGAACCGTTGTATGAGATAAAAACTGAGCGATATGATGAGTTTGGTCAAGGTGTTAAACAGCGAATTGTCTCCACGATTGAAAATCAAATTGCTTTGTTAAATGAACGCCGAAATAAAGAAGTAGAAAAGTCGCAACACCAGCGAGAGGTTATCGATGATGACCTGATACTTTTATCTGAAGAGGCAGGCATTCTCAACGTAGTCGTTGATCTATCTGAACAGGAGTTAAGCCTTGCTCAAAGTTTGGTTGATAAACAGCAAGTGTTGGTTAACAAGCAGTTCATCTCTGCCATCGAACTTCAAAGGCAAAAGCTTGAGCTAATTACGCTAGAAGCTAAGGTGCAAACCCAGCGGCTAAGTCTACAGCGATTAGTGAGAGAACAAGCCAAACTCGAAGAAACTAAAAGCACGCTCCAGCTAGAGCTCGACATTACCCTGCAAGAAATTGATCGCCAGCTTCAGCAAATTGCTCAAAACAAAATTGAATACTTTTACCAAACGGATACCCAGATAGTATCGCCGATTAACGGTGTGGTTGCGTCAATTTTCGTTAAGGAAGGTCATTCAGTTAACACAGGTCAACCGCTTCTTGTTGTTATCCCAGAGGGAGAAGAGCCAGTTGTTGTTGAGTTGTACGCACCGAGTCGCAGCATAGGTTTTATTCAAGAAGGCCAAGATGTCCGCTTGCGGTTCGATGCGTTCCCTTATGAAAAGTTTGGCGTACAACAAGGTGTTATCTCATCGATATCAAAATCTGCTGTCACCGCTGAGATGCTGCCCAATAGCCCATTGATACAAAGCCAGCTTTCGCGCACTTATGGTGGCGTTGGTTTGTACCAAGTGAGAGTAAAACTCGATAAACCGACTATTACGGTTTATGGGGAGGAGCAAATGTTTGTGCCTGGAATGACATTGACCGCAGATATTGAACTGGACACACGTAAGGTATACGAGTGGCTGTTAGAGCCTTTGTATACCATCAAGGGGCGAATGTAA
- a CDS encoding peptidase domain-containing ABC transporter, producing MHAEGLIDWGWGKKLPLIRQTEKAECGIACLAMVADWHGYKTDLRSLRAKCGITQHGISFTRLIECSALIKLSGRAVRLDLHELEQLATPCILHWNLNHFVVLKKASGKKIEIHDPANGALTLSHDEVNKHFTGIALELTPTHDFEEKVESKAVRLSTLIGKTVGLKGALGRIFVFALVLEVLALTLPIFNQIVIDEVLVGYDKNLLVLVIGAILMVTATQTLIGLAQQWATIKLSVNFNMQWAANVFHHLFRLPIDWFEKRDIGSISAKFSAVDVIQQTLTTSAIQALLDLVLVVGTLSVMLVYSPQLSFIAIAAAVGYIALRFAWFGAFKRAEENTWEASTQEESYFIETVRGVLSLRVNGTLPWRESSWRNLNINRRNAQLHEQKLGMIYNTMNVTIVSLVSATVLWFGANLVLDGLFTIGMLMAFLSYQGRFSASISSLIDKYFEFKMLSVYNERLADIVLTEKEIESVPDTLGLPVVTNNPSDTVIEFDNVLFSYGKDQPPILNGASFSVKSNEIVALVGPSGCGKSTISKLLLGIYSVTSGSINYFGNKSTASKSLRTQVGAVLQEDQLFSGSIIENITFFAGDLDEEWLVECARRAGVHDDIERLNMGYHTLVGEMGSSLSGGQKQRILIARALYKKPKFLVLDEATSSLDIYTESFVCQMFKEINIPILMIAHRPETIASADRVLLMEGGLVQEIPNNFKQEAQDV from the coding sequence ATGCATGCAGAAGGGTTGATAGACTGGGGGTGGGGAAAGAAGCTCCCTTTAATCCGACAAACAGAAAAGGCGGAATGTGGTATTGCATGCCTCGCGATGGTTGCTGATTGGCATGGTTATAAAACTGATTTGCGATCGCTAAGGGCAAAATGCGGTATTACCCAGCATGGGATTTCATTTACGCGGCTCATTGAGTGCAGTGCACTTATTAAGCTTTCAGGTCGCGCGGTACGTTTAGATCTACATGAGTTGGAGCAATTAGCAACACCTTGCATTTTACATTGGAATCTCAATCATTTCGTTGTGTTAAAAAAAGCGAGTGGCAAGAAAATTGAAATTCACGATCCAGCCAACGGTGCATTGACACTGAGTCATGATGAGGTCAATAAGCATTTCACAGGCATCGCGCTTGAACTAACACCGACCCACGACTTTGAGGAAAAAGTTGAAAGCAAAGCGGTTAGGCTATCAACTCTAATTGGTAAAACCGTTGGCCTTAAAGGAGCACTAGGTCGAATCTTTGTGTTCGCATTGGTTTTAGAGGTGTTAGCCCTTACTTTGCCGATCTTTAACCAAATTGTGATTGATGAAGTGTTGGTTGGGTATGACAAAAATCTTCTTGTACTTGTCATTGGAGCCATACTTATGGTTACCGCGACGCAAACCTTAATCGGCCTTGCTCAGCAATGGGCGACAATCAAGCTATCCGTGAATTTCAACATGCAGTGGGCGGCAAATGTTTTCCATCATTTGTTTCGATTACCTATAGATTGGTTTGAAAAACGGGATATCGGGAGCATTAGTGCTAAATTCTCAGCTGTGGATGTTATTCAACAAACGTTAACGACTAGCGCTATTCAGGCCCTACTCGATTTAGTGTTAGTAGTTGGTACACTGTCGGTTATGTTGGTTTACAGTCCTCAGCTGTCCTTCATAGCGATCGCTGCAGCGGTAGGCTACATCGCTTTAAGGTTCGCGTGGTTTGGTGCCTTTAAACGCGCAGAGGAAAATACTTGGGAAGCTAGCACTCAAGAAGAAAGCTACTTCATAGAGACAGTTCGAGGAGTATTGAGCTTAAGAGTTAACGGGACGCTACCATGGCGTGAGTCTTCTTGGCGAAATCTCAATATCAATCGCAGAAACGCCCAGCTACACGAGCAAAAGCTTGGAATGATCTACAATACAATGAATGTAACGATTGTTAGTCTTGTTTCCGCGACGGTTCTCTGGTTTGGCGCAAACTTAGTATTGGACGGACTTTTTACCATCGGTATGCTCATGGCTTTCCTTTCATATCAAGGTCGATTCTCTGCCAGTATTAGTTCACTAATCGATAAGTACTTCGAGTTTAAGATGTTATCGGTGTACAACGAACGTTTAGCGGATATCGTCTTAACTGAGAAAGAAATAGAAAGTGTTCCTGATACCTTGGGGTTGCCCGTTGTAACCAATAATCCAAGCGATACAGTTATCGAGTTTGACAACGTTTTATTCTCTTACGGGAAAGATCAGCCTCCAATTCTTAACGGTGCCAGTTTCAGTGTAAAAAGTAATGAGATTGTTGCGTTAGTTGGGCCGTCTGGTTGTGGTAAGTCAACAATATCTAAACTGTTATTGGGTATTTATTCGGTTACGTCGGGTAGCATTAATTATTTTGGTAATAAGTCGACAGCCTCTAAATCTCTAAGAACTCAAGTCGGTGCGGTATTGCAAGAAGACCAACTGTTTAGCGGTTCAATTATCGAAAATATCACTTTCTTCGCTGGCGATTTAGATGAAGAGTGGCTAGTCGAGTGTGCCCGCAGGGCTGGTGTTCATGATGACATTGAACGTCTCAATATGGGCTACCACACTCTGGTTGGAGAGATGGGGTCTAGCCTTTCAGGAGGCCAAAAACAAAGAATTCTCATTGCGAGAGCGCTGTATAAAAAACCTAAATTTCTAGTATTGGACGAGGCAACGAGTAGCTTAGATATCTACACGGAGTCGTTTGTTTGTCAGATGTTTAAAGAGATCAATATCCCTATTTTAATGATTGCTCACCGTCCAGAGACGATAGCATCGGCTGATCGAGTACTACTCATGGAAGGTGGTCTAGTTCAGGAAATCCCAAATAACTTTAAGCAGGAAGCTCAAGATGTATAA
- a CDS encoding acyltransferase, with protein sequence MYNHERILCPDNHSALSEVELMEQYGKYFGSDNWVTFSGCPSITLTKVGLNEFEGLPSGSEVISIGSGCYIESSHFPAFPSGVTKLTSVSVNNRPFGKIVIGTGCVLQGTSICAYDKVSIGNNVIFGPNTVIMDCSGHALSKRGHPDELNELKAEPVTIGNDVWIGYGCIVLPGVKIGDGAVIGAGSVVTKDIPANCMAAGNPCTVKKIELN encoded by the coding sequence ATGTATAACCACGAAAGAATACTCTGTCCAGATAATCATTCGGCGTTATCTGAAGTTGAATTAATGGAACAATATGGTAAGTATTTTGGCTCGGATAATTGGGTAACATTTTCTGGGTGCCCTTCGATAACATTGACTAAAGTCGGCTTAAATGAATTCGAAGGTTTGCCAAGTGGTAGTGAAGTAATCTCAATTGGTTCTGGATGTTACATAGAATCATCTCATTTTCCGGCCTTTCCTTCTGGTGTCACCAAACTGACAAGTGTTTCTGTAAACAACAGGCCATTTGGCAAAATAGTCATTGGCACAGGATGTGTACTCCAAGGTACTTCTATCTGTGCTTACGACAAAGTTTCAATAGGAAACAATGTGATTTTTGGCCCTAATACCGTGATTATGGACTGTAGCGGCCATGCTCTTTCAAAGCGAGGTCATCCGGATGAACTTAATGAGCTTAAAGCAGAGCCAGTCACCATTGGCAATGACGTTTGGATCGGTTACGGGTGCATTGTTCTTCCTGGGGTGAAGATTGGTGACGGTGCGGTTATTGGAGCAGGTAGCGTTGTGACGAAAGACATTCCAGCCAACTGCATGGCTGCTGGCAACCCATGCACTGTTAAAAAAATAGAATTAAACTAA
- a CDS encoding GntR family transcriptional regulator has product MTELFEQKNLQPLYIQVAGELKREIDKGTYPAGSKLPSENQLVDLLKVSRVTVRKALQQLNDGGYIFSEKGKGSFVKSNKLRHDFLSMSGLAQEAAGAGLEATNIVDAFEVQPADELVAQKLNISPGEPVNFARRLRLVNEQVVSFEEFYIPRVLLPNLTEEDLKGSKFEYLSRHGIEMIKTQQKLLPALPDATVQQLLDVGELDPILINQSQNYYEEQKIYEYSTVYYKSSLYDFEITARV; this is encoded by the coding sequence ATGACTGAGTTATTTGAGCAAAAAAATTTGCAGCCTTTGTACATTCAAGTCGCGGGAGAGTTAAAGCGCGAGATTGATAAAGGCACTTATCCTGCGGGCAGTAAGCTACCGTCTGAAAATCAGCTGGTGGACCTGCTGAAAGTCAGCCGGGTAACGGTGCGTAAAGCGTTACAGCAACTCAATGATGGTGGTTACATCTTTTCAGAGAAAGGAAAGGGCAGCTTTGTTAAATCCAATAAACTGCGTCACGATTTTCTTTCCATGTCTGGTTTGGCGCAGGAAGCTGCGGGCGCAGGGTTAGAGGCGACTAATATTGTTGATGCCTTTGAGGTGCAGCCTGCGGATGAGCTTGTCGCTCAGAAACTCAATATTTCGCCTGGTGAGCCCGTTAACTTTGCGCGTCGTTTACGATTGGTAAATGAACAAGTCGTCTCATTTGAAGAGTTTTATATCCCTCGAGTGCTGTTGCCTAACCTCACAGAAGAAGATCTTAAGGGATCTAAGTTCGAATATTTGAGCCGTCACGGTATTGAGATGATCAAGACGCAACAAAAACTGTTGCCGGCTCTGCCCGACGCCACCGTTCAGCAGTTATTGGATGTTGGGGAGCTTGACCCTATCTTGATTAACCAATCACAAAACTACTATGAAGAACAGAAAATATACGAGTATTCAACGGTTTACTATAAATCTAGCTTGTATGATTTTGAGATAACCGCACGAGTCTAG
- a CDS encoding PTS transporter subunit EIIC, translated as MARDAKVVANRVMALLGGEGNIAQLNHCATRLRVVAKDDEQVDAEGLSATEGVHGYFFQNGQHQVILGTGFVGKVFAIMKGNEAIEEAPQTEEKKDKVSTFQTVTRTFSDIFVAIIPALVATGLLMGLRGLLVNGFGIELSPQLNTLSQVLTDTAFIFIPVLVTWSAMRVFGGNPVLGIVLGLMLVAPQLANKWDVAFGNAEAMMIPFMGYEIAVTGLQSSILPAVFMGWFAALVERTSRKHIPEVLDLILTPFITLLVSLIAGLVFVGPILLGIEKLITEAVLYFLQMPYGIGGLIYGGAIQFMAVTGMHHTIVPITIAMVTDTGFDYINPLGTAAIAGQFGAAMAVMSMQTDKVKRTGMFGAALPALFGITEPAMFAITLPRVKPFLYGCVGGALGGCLGAIAGIGSAGTGATMLPGILLYLGGGLGMYVLVMLVGAASAFALTKLLYKEPK; from the coding sequence ATGGCGCGAGATGCGAAAGTTGTAGCGAATAGAGTTATGGCCTTACTGGGAGGTGAGGGCAATATCGCACAACTGAATCACTGTGCAACACGACTGCGTGTTGTGGCCAAGGACGATGAACAAGTCGATGCTGAAGGACTCAGCGCAACAGAAGGTGTACACGGGTACTTCTTCCAAAATGGTCAGCACCAAGTGATCTTGGGTACCGGATTTGTGGGTAAGGTTTTTGCCATTATGAAAGGCAATGAAGCCATTGAAGAAGCCCCACAAACTGAAGAGAAAAAAGACAAAGTCAGCACGTTCCAAACAGTAACACGTACTTTCTCTGACATCTTTGTTGCCATCATCCCAGCGTTGGTAGCAACCGGCTTACTTATGGGCTTGCGTGGGCTGTTGGTTAACGGCTTCGGTATTGAACTGTCTCCACAGTTGAATACGTTGTCTCAAGTTTTAACCGATACTGCCTTCATCTTTATCCCAGTGTTGGTGACATGGTCTGCCATGCGAGTGTTTGGCGGTAATCCAGTGCTCGGTATTGTATTGGGCTTGATGCTGGTGGCACCGCAACTCGCCAATAAATGGGATGTCGCCTTTGGTAACGCCGAAGCGATGATGATTCCATTCATGGGCTACGAAATTGCGGTGACTGGTTTACAAAGCTCGATTCTTCCTGCGGTGTTTATGGGTTGGTTTGCTGCCTTAGTTGAGCGCACATCACGCAAACACATCCCTGAAGTTCTGGATTTGATTCTGACACCATTTATTACCTTGTTGGTCTCTTTGATTGCTGGCTTGGTGTTCGTTGGTCCAATCCTACTCGGCATTGAAAAACTCATTACCGAAGCCGTGCTCTACTTCTTACAAATGCCATATGGCATTGGTGGCTTGATTTATGGCGGCGCAATTCAATTCATGGCGGTAACAGGTATGCACCACACCATCGTGCCTATCACTATTGCGATGGTGACAGACACTGGCTTTGACTACATCAACCCATTGGGTACTGCTGCAATCGCAGGCCAGTTTGGTGCGGCAATGGCGGTGATGTCGATGCAGACAGACAAAGTGAAGCGTACAGGTATGTTTGGCGCTGCGTTGCCAGCCCTGTTCGGTATCACTGAACCAGCGATGTTCGCGATTACTCTACCTCGCGTTAAACCGTTCTTGTATGGCTGTGTTGGTGGTGCATTAGGCGGCTGTTTGGGCGCGATTGCGGGTATCGGCTCTGCGGGTACAGGCGCAACTATGTTACCGGGCATTCTGCTTTACCTTGGCGGCGGTCTAGGAATGTATGTGCTTGTTATGTTGGTCGGTGCGGCTTCTGCTTTCGCATTAACAAAGCTGCTTTACAAAGAGCCTAAATAA
- a CDS encoding sucrose-6-phosphate hydrolase produces MDFSKRQNRFVRIHEVSEEYLADIEHKTQTDPFYPSYHIAPKHGLLNDPNGLSYFNGEHHIFYQWFPLGPVHGLKHWYHVSTKDFVNFTDRGIAMYPDQDYDHHGCYTGVGVPHDDQLYIFYTANLKKENDQRHPTQVLAIMDKQGHVEKKGVVVDFDPNAYTGEIRDPVLVCRDNDYHMLIGAQDHNEKGTLAYYHGNAIDDYHHMGDIDVGLEDFGYMWECPNYYETDENGVYIFSPQGVNSDNKYDLKNVFSVVYMVGERIDFESKVFNNQGYRELDKGFDFYAPQTYLDDQQRRILIGWLGNSKSDYPTDKNGWAHMLTLPRELTIDGSFLIQTPLKELEALRQNSVDVEGSTPVALTSRSFELELNVDESFTLTLANQKGEQMVFQGDRDELILDRSQVSHLHAEAYGTVRYAQRLEQAQTIRVFVDNSAIEIFADNGKTVFTSRIFIDELSLVTLDNATGTLHYMSAIQATR; encoded by the coding sequence ATGGATTTTTCTAAACGTCAAAACCGCTTTGTCCGAATTCACGAGGTGAGCGAGGAGTATTTGGCGGATATTGAGCACAAAACACAAACAGACCCGTTTTACCCAAGCTACCACATCGCACCAAAGCACGGCCTGTTGAATGACCCGAATGGTTTGAGTTACTTCAATGGCGAGCACCATATTTTCTACCAGTGGTTCCCGCTTGGCCCAGTGCACGGTTTGAAGCACTGGTACCACGTATCGACCAAAGATTTCGTGAACTTTACTGACCGCGGTATCGCGATGTACCCAGACCAAGATTACGACCATCATGGTTGTTATACCGGTGTTGGTGTACCACACGATGACCAGTTGTACATTTTCTACACGGCGAACTTGAAAAAGGAGAATGATCAACGTCATCCGACTCAAGTTCTCGCGATTATGGACAAGCAAGGTCACGTGGAAAAGAAAGGCGTAGTCGTGGATTTCGATCCAAATGCCTACACTGGAGAGATTCGTGACCCAGTGCTGGTTTGTCGTGACAACGATTATCACATGTTGATTGGCGCTCAAGATCACAACGAAAAGGGCACGCTGGCTTATTATCACGGCAACGCTATTGATGATTACCACCATATGGGTGACATCGATGTGGGTCTCGAAGACTTTGGCTATATGTGGGAGTGTCCGAATTACTACGAAACCGATGAAAACGGGGTTTATATCTTCTCACCTCAAGGCGTGAACTCAGATAATAAGTACGATCTTAAGAACGTCTTCTCCGTGGTTTACATGGTCGGTGAACGTATTGATTTTGAATCAAAAGTCTTCAACAACCAAGGCTACCGTGAGCTTGACAAAGGCTTCGATTTCTACGCGCCACAAACTTATCTGGATGACCAACAACGTCGCATCCTTATTGGCTGGCTGGGTAACTCAAAAAGTGACTACCCAACCGATAAGAATGGCTGGGCACACATGTTGACTCTGCCACGTGAGTTGACGATTGATGGTAGCTTCCTAATTCAGACACCACTGAAAGAGCTTGAAGCGCTGCGTCAAAACTCAGTGGATGTTGAAGGCTCTACACCGGTGGCATTAACGTCACGTTCGTTTGAGTTAGAACTGAATGTAGATGAGTCTTTCACGCTGACTCTGGCTAACCAGAAAGGTGAGCAAATGGTGTTCCAAGGTGATCGCGATGAGCTGATTCTGGACCGCTCTCAAGTTTCTCACCTACATGCAGAAGCGTACGGTACTGTTCGTTACGCACAGCGCCTAGAGCAAGCACAAACCATTCGCGTTTTTGTCGATAACTCAGCGATTGAAATTTTTGCTGACAACGGGAAAACAGTGTTCACCTCTCGAATCTTCATCGATGAGTTGTCTCTGGTCACGCTCGATAATGCGACTGGTACACTGCATTACATGTCTGCGATACAGGCTACTCGCTAG